A window of Cheilinus undulatus linkage group 1, ASM1832078v1, whole genome shotgun sequence contains these coding sequences:
- the nkpd1 gene encoding NTPase KAP family P-loop domain-containing protein 1 → MPHHAVIMKKPTKDDIYAYALSKTLTKVSSPATVGLYSSCENRTSMILKQMEVYMKKESVRIEREYEGRSKPRPAHPSVSDFLALISKLLFYRPIWTKENQQHHNVRFIYVHFSAWHFAGSDLLWAGIVIRLLHAMQMSFGKLQLVLYRVAQHDEEEEVMKKVVEDGHNDWRSKKICCCPLWFLVLFILILPIVILVVMLTFGPPTPELEPDEEVTKTNGQVGVLEGLFIAALGVPAASALRFACQMGKNLIFSQDLNLKKGMDNEKVSCKMGFMNEVRKEMWFLSRFIQFMEVFERRRIRVVLKITNLDRCSPKKIVAVLDAINILLSEEDSPFISILAVNPDILVQKVNFADGVFSKEDRAYALLNCIVTLAFTVPPLGDDSKRSLFNSLTRNVKVTSRGGGCNKKSSSDVSLVEIVFDTKESKPLIDKTTAVPDVNEDEVEKLVWSILNSNEKNLNQYMVDDAMSMRRVINSIRVTVIIMKALNKELPQPEYIAAWVVLANEWPCRLSWIIQCVEDAQQRTDIDGKKAPNADESKTLWEVFSESRAELYVMSPQIEDLLEQDEDPEMFERFLKVDYRFTVKDLMTFVETTVNLDHSIRKELAQIRGTSRLKDSGWMRDLAPLPITSIIKMDKEDVCEELKRLEYPDKYIDIVRSNNLSGPALVFGDAADLKNLLNMTFGEWATFRLHFLPHSPSHLRSKYKKTSMMLSPPQNQLSRLYAAQHYSSNLSLGKNCM, encoded by the exons ATGCCACACCACGCAGTCATCATGAAGAAGCCAACCAAAG ATGACATCTATGCCTATGCTCTGTCCAAGACTCTGACAAAAGTTTCATCACCTGCAACTGTAGGACTCTACTCATCATGTGAGAATCGAACAAGCATGATCCTGAAACAAATGGAAG tttaCATGAAGAAGGAGTCTGTAAGGATTGAACGGGAATATGAAGGGAGATCCAAACCTCGCCCTGCCCATCCCTCAGTCTCTGACTTTCTCGCACTCATAAGCAAACTGCTTTTCTACAGACCCATTTGGACCAAAGAGAACCAGCAGCACCACAACGTCAGATTTATTTATGTACATTTCAGTGCCTGGCACTTTGCAGGCAGTGACCTGCTGTGGGCTGGGATTGTGATACGGCTGTTGCATGCCATGCAGATGAGCTTTGGGAAATTACAGCTTGTGCTGTACCGTGTAGCTCAacatgatgaggaggaggaagtcaTGAAGAAG gtgGTGGAGGACGGTCATAATGACTGGAGGTCCAAAAAAATTTGCTGCTGCCCTCTTTGGTTCCTCGTCCTGTTCATTCTCATTTTACCAATTGTAATCCTGGTCGTCATGTTGACTTTTGGCCCTCCCACACCTGAGCTGGAACCAGACGAGGAGGTGACTAAAACAAACGGACAGGTAGGGGTTCTGGAGGGTCTGTTCATCGCTGCGTTAGGAGTCCCTGCAGCGAGCGCGTTGAGGTTTGCCTGCCAGATGGGAAAGAACCTCATCTTCAGCCAGGACCTGAACCTAAAGAAGGGGATGGACAACGAGAAGGTCAGCTGCAAAATGGGCTTCATGAATGAAGTGAGGAAGGAAATGTGGTTTCTGTCTCGATTCATCCAGTTCATGGAGGTGTTCGAGAGGAGGAGGATCAGAGTGGTGCTGAAGATCACCAACCTGGACCGATGCTCCCCAAAGAAGATTGTTGCCGTTCTGGATGCCATCAACATTCTGCTCTCAGAAGAAGACAGTCCGTTTATTTCCATTCTGGCTGTCAACCCTGATATTCTTGTACAGAAGGTGAACTTTGCAGATGGTGTCTTCAGCAAAGAGGACAGAGCGTACGCACTGTTGAACTGCATCGTGACTCTGGCCTTCACGGTCCCTCCGCTAGGAGACGACTCAAAGCGCAGTTTGTTTAACAGCCTGACCAGAAATGTAAAAGTGACAAGTAGAGGTGGGGGTTGCAATAAGAAGTCTTCCTCAGATGTGTCCTTAGTGGAGATTGTATTTGATACCAAAGAGTCAAAGCCATTGATTGATAAAACTACAGCAGTGCCAGATGTCAATGAGGATGAAGTAGAGAAGTTGGTGTGGAGCATCTTGaacagcaatgaaaaaaatctgaaccagtACATGGTGGATGATGCCATGTCCATGAGGAGGGTGATCAATTCCATCAGAGTGACGGTGATTATCATGAAGGCCTTAAATAAAGAGCTTCCTCAACCAGAATACATTGCAGCATGGGTGGTCTTGGCCAATGAGTGGCCATGCCGCCTCAGCTGGATCATTCAGTGTGTTGAAGACGCACAGCAGAGAACAGACATCGATGGAAAGAAAGCACCCAATGCTGATGAGTCAAAGACCTTATGGGAAGTCTTCAGTGAGTCCAGGGCGGAGTTATATGTGATGAGTCCACAGATCGAAGACCTCCTTGAGCAGGATGAAGATCCTGAGATGTTTGAGAGGTTTCTTAAAGTAGATTACAGATTCACTGTGAAGGATCTGATGACATTTGTAGAGACGACGGTGAACCTGGATCACTCAATCAGAAAGGAGTTGGCTCAGATCAGAGGGACATCCAGGCTGAAAGATTCAGGCTGGATGAGAGACCTCGCTCCTCTGCCAATCACATCCATCATCAAAATGGACAAAGAGGATGTTTGTGAAGAG TTAAAGAGGTTGGAATATCCTGATAAGTATATTGATATTGTGAGAAGCAATAACCTCAGTGGTCCAGCACTGGTCTTTGGTGATGCAGCTGACCTTAAGAACCTGCTAAATATGACCTTCGGTGAATGGGCGACATTCAGACTGCACTTCCTTCCACACTCACCATCACATCTCCGATCGAAATACAAGAAAACATCAATGATGCTTTCTCCCCCTCAGAACCAGCTGTCAAGGTTATATGCTGCCCAGCATTACTCGTCCAACCTTAGTCTGGGTAAGAACTGCATGTAA
- the LOC121509292 gene encoding LIM and senescent cell antigen-like-containing domain protein 1 produces MLGVAGMTGSIANALATAACERCKSGFAATEKIVNSNGELYHEQCFVCAQCFQQFPEGLFYEFEGRKYCEHDFQMLFAPCCHQCGEFIIGRVIKAMNNSWHPDCFCCDICQAVLADVGFVKNAGRHLCRPCHNREKARGLGKYICQKCHAIIEEQPLIFKNDPYHPDHFNCNNCGKELTAEARELKGELYCLPCHDKMGVPICGACRRPIEGRVVNAMGKQWHVEHFVCAKCEKPFLGHRHYERKGLAYCETHYNQLFGDVCYHCNRVIEGDVVSALNKAWCVSCFSCSTCNTKLTLKNKFVEFDMKPVCKKCYEKFPLELKKRLKKLAESLGRK; encoded by the exons ATGCTGGGGGTGGCAGGAATGACGGGCAG CATAGCAAATGCCCTGGCCACAGCGGCCTGCGAGCGCTGTAAAAGTGGCTTTGCTGCAACTGAGAAGATTGTCAACAGTAACGGAGAGTTATACCATGAGCAGTGCTTTGTGTGTGCCCAGTGTTTCCAGCAGTTTCCAGAGGGACTCTTCTATGAG tTTGAAGGAAGGAAGTATTGTGAACATGACTTCCAGATGCTCTTTGCTCCTTGTTGTCACCAGTGTG GGGAGTTCATTATTGGTCGTGTCATTAAGGCCATGAACAATAGCTGGCACCCAGACTGCTTCTGCTGCGACATTTGCCAGGCTGTACTTGCGGACGTTGGCTTTGTCAAAAATGCTGGCAG GCACCTGTGTCGCCCATGCCATAACCGTGAGAAAGCTCGGGGTCTGGGCAAATATATTTGTCAGAAGTGCCATGCCATTATTGAGGAGCAGCCCCTGATCTTCAAGAACGACCCCTATCACCCGGATCACTTCAACTGCAACAACTGTGG TAAGGAACTGACAGCTGAAGCCAGAGAACTGAAGGGAGAACTCTACTGTTTGCCATGCCACGACAAGATGGGTGTACCAATCTGTGGTGCCTGCAGGAGACCCATTGAGGGGCGCGTTGTCAACGCAATGGGCAAGCAATGGCATGTGGAG caTTTTGTGTGTGCCAAGTGTGAGAAGCCTTTCCTCGGTCATCGGCACTATGAGAGGAAGGGGCTGGCTTACTGTGAGACTCATTATAATCAG CTCTTTGGAGATGTGTGCTATCACTGCAACCGAGTGATTGAAGGTGATG TGGTGTCTGCTCTCAACAAGGCGTGGTGTGTCAGTTGTTTCTCGTGCTCCACCTGCAACACAAAACTCACTCTCAA GAACAAGTTTGTTGAGTTTGACATGAAGCCTGTTTGTAAAAAGTGTTATGAGAAGTTTCCACTGGAGCTGAAGAAAAGGCTCAAGAAGCTGGCTGAGTCATTGGGAAGAAAATGA